Proteins encoded within one genomic window of Candidatus Neomarinimicrobiota bacterium:
- a CDS encoding creatininase family protein: protein MWITLSIRSLITLVLITLVLNPAVGWGSKAVGDGISVRYEELTAIEFQTALEKADYTCIIPMGILEKHGPHLPLGTDMLDVREMAMRAAKREYTLIFPEYYFGQIYEAKHQPGTIAYSHELIWNMLQETCGELARNGVKKIILVNGHGGNNSFLSYFLQVQLEEPRDYAVYLFTPSDDPVTLEKVAERRKTEMDMHAGELETSRMLAHRPDLVETEKANTQSGEDQARLNDLQDATTGIWWYARFPNHYAGDGSPAEPKLGELLIEAKVDQLVKLIKHVKQDTRVLKLQERFFEEAKNPLKTRQ, encoded by the coding sequence ATGTGGATTACCCTCTCAATAAGGTCCCTGATTACCCTGGTTTTAATTACATTGGTGCTAAACCCCGCGGTTGGGTGGGGAAGCAAAGCGGTCGGCGATGGCATTTCGGTGAGATACGAGGAACTCACGGCAATAGAATTCCAAACAGCACTTGAGAAAGCCGATTACACCTGTATCATCCCTATGGGCATTCTGGAAAAGCATGGTCCCCATCTTCCGCTGGGTACGGATATGCTCGACGTCAGGGAGATGGCTATGCGTGCCGCCAAACGCGAGTATACCCTTATCTTTCCAGAATATTACTTCGGACAGATCTATGAAGCGAAGCACCAGCCGGGTACCATCGCGTATAGCCATGAACTCATTTGGAATATGCTGCAGGAGACCTGTGGTGAACTCGCCCGTAATGGTGTGAAAAAGATCATTCTTGTGAATGGTCATGGGGGCAACAATAGTTTTTTAAGTTATTTCCTGCAGGTCCAATTGGAAGAGCCTCGAGATTACGCAGTCTACCTTTTTACCCCCTCAGACGACCCCGTAACTCTGGAAAAAGTTGCTGAGAGACGCAAGACAGAGATGGATATGCATGCAGGGGAACTTGAGACCTCCCGCATGCTGGCCCATCGGCCCGATTTAGTAGAGACAGAGAAAGCAAATACCCAGAGCGGAGAGGACCAGGCACGTTTGAACGATCTGCAGGATGCGACAACCGGCATTTGGTGGTATGCCCGGTTTCCTAACCACTACGCGGGTGACGGCAGCCCCGCCGAACCCAAGCTGGGTGAACTACTGATTGAGGCCAAGGTGGATCAGTTGGTGAAACTGATCAAGCACGTAAAGCAGGATACCAGGGTGCTGAAACTTCAGGAACGCTTCTTCGAGGAAGCCAAGAATCCCCTCAAGACCAGGCAGTAA